ATTTCCATAGTAAGCAATACAGAAGCAATTTTGTAACTAGGCATATTACAGCCTAAAGCAATAAGGTCTATGTGCTCTTTACCTTGTTCTTGTAAATACTTATAAATAGTTTTTTCTGTATCATCTAATTCTACAAACAAGCTTTTTTGAACTGTTTTTGGTTTTTCATTTATGTCCCAATTTAGCATATAAATTAAATCTGCTGCACTTGTTAGTACGTGTGCCTGCTGTTTTTTAATTAAGGTGTTACACCCAACACTTTGTGTGTCTTTAGGTCTTCCAGGAACTGCAAAAACCTCTCTGTCATAAGAGTTGGCAATATCTGCAGTAACTAAGGAACCACCTTTCTCAGCACTTTCTATAACAATTGTGGCTTCACTTAAGCCAGCAATAATACGATTACGCTTTAAAAAATTATTTCTGTCAAAAGTATCACTACTCCAAAAGTCTGTAATAAAACCACCATTATCTTCTATCTGTGACACATACTTAGAGTGTACTTTAGGATAAATTTGGTTTAAACCATGAGCTAAACAACCTATGGTTTGCAATTGGTGTTTAACAGCAGCCTTTTGCGCAGTTATATCTACACCATAAGCAAAACCAGAAACTATTATTGGGTTTAATGGAGACAATGATTCAATAAACTCGTTACAAAAAGAGATGCCTTGTGTGGTAACTTTTCTAGTGCCAACAATACTTATTATATGCCTGTTATTTAAATTAATAGCGCCACGTTGAAATAGTAAAATAGGGCCATCTGTACATTGCTTTAAGCGCTCAGGATATTCAGAATCCATATAGCTCTGTGTAGTGATATTGTTAGCTTTTATAAATTCGAGTTCAGTTTCAGCAGCGTCAAATAAACTTACATCAAACAATCCTTTTATGCGATGCTCTCCAATACCATCTATTTTTAATAAATTTTGACGTTTCTCCTTAAAAACACCTTCAACAGATCCTACAACAGCAATTAATTTTTTTGCTGTGGTATCTCCAAGATTTGGCGCTTTCTGTAAGGCAAGAAGATGTAAAAGGCTATTGGTATTCATGACAGTTGACTAAGTTACTGTATTTTATCAATTTTTAAGCTGTTGATAAATTTTAAGATTTGTCTTCTACCACGCTATTTTTTCTGTTACTTTTGAAACAATGACTATTTCTCAACACATATCAGATTTACTATACCGATACGAGTGCGTAATTGTTCCAAACTTTGGAGCCTTTATTACTCAAACAGAATCGGCACGCGTTCACGAAACTACCAATGCATTTTATCCGCCAAGAAAGGTAGTATCGTTTAATGAACAACTTCGAAAATCTGATGGGTTGTTAGTTAACCATATTGCAACTACAGAGCATTCTAACTATTATGCGGCATCTTCAAAAGTTGAAACTTTTGTTAGAGAATCAAAATTGGCATTAGATACAGAGAATACCTTTTCATTAGAAAATATAGGTACCTTTTCTAGAACAGAAGAAGGAAAGTTATTATTTGACCCTTCTTACCATATAAACTACCTAGCATCATCTTTTGGTTTATCTTCTTTTACATCTTCTTCTGTAGTAAGGGAAACTGTACAAGAGCATTTAGAGCAAGACGAAATAGAGGTTGAGGAACAAGCTCCTGTAGTAGTTTTAGAAAAAACAAGAGAAACCAAACGTCCATACTTAAAGTATGCTGCCGTTGGCTTGTTGGCACTAGGTCTTTCTGGGTTTTTAGGTTTAAACTATTATAGCTCTCAAGTAAAAGCACATAACATTGCAGAACAACAAAAAGCAGATGCTCAACTAGAACAACACATACAACAAGCAACGTTTGTTATAGATAACCCTTTACAGCCTGTTACTTTTAAGGTAGAAAAACCAAAAGGTAATTACCATATTATTGCTGGAGCATTTAGAGTTGAAGAAAATGCAGATAAAAAGGTAAGCCAATTAGAAGCTAAAGGCTTTAAAGCTAGACGTATTGGTAAAAACAAATATGGTTTACACCAAGTTGTATATAGTAGCCATTCAGATAGGCTAGAGGCTTTGCAGGCATTACGCAATGTAAAGCGTGACGAAAATGCAAGCGCTTGGTTGCTTGTACAGGACAAAGATTAAATAAGCGTTAATTACTTTTATACTCCTCATTTCCATAGTACCTTTGCAAAAAAGAAAATGCTATGGAGGCAAAGACCCCAAAAGAATCTAAAACTACGTATACAGACTTGGTATTACCAAGCGAAACCAATCCTTTAAACAATCTTTTTGGAGGTGAGCTTTTAGCAAGAATGGATCGTGCAGCAAGTATATCTGCAAGGCGCCACAGCCGTCGTATAGTAGTAACTGCATCTGTAAATCACGTTGCATTTAATAGAAGCATTCCCGTAGGAAGTGTTGTTACCGTAGAGGCTATTGTTTCTCGGGCATTTAGAACTTCTATGGAAGTTTTTATTGAAGTGTATGTAGAAGATAGAGAAAGCGGTCTTAGAAGCCTTTCTAACGAAGCGATTTATACATTTGTAGCTGTAGATGATTTAGGTAGTCCAGTTGCAATACCACCATTAAAACCAGAAACAGACCTTGAAATTTCTCGTTATGACGCTGCATTAAGACGTAAGCAATTAAGTTTAGTGTTAGCAGGTAAAATGAAAGCTAATGATGCTACAGAACTAAAGGCACTGTTTGAAGATTAACTAAACAGTAATCACATTACATTTTAAACACCCAACTTGCTGGATTCAGTTTTTGGGTGTTTTTATATATAAGGAAGTAAAGCGTTGTTTTTCCTGTAGCGGTACTTTTTCCTATTTCGCCAAGATCTTGATTAATATCTACATCATCTCCTTTTCTTACAGATACGCTAGATAGGTTAGAGTAAATTGTAATATAGTCACCATGTCTTACCATCACTACTTTATTAGCACCCTTTACAGCTTGTATCTCACTTACCTTTCCTCCAAATACTGCACGAGCACGACCCTTATCTTCAGTATCTATCCTAACACCATTACTTGAAATTGTGGTAGACTTTACAATAGGATGTGGTTGTGTACCAAAACGCATAGAAACCACACCATTTTTAACTGGCCATGGTAACTTACCCTTGTTTTGTTCAAATTTAGATGCTAAGGCTTTAGATTCTGGTGTAGCTTTAAAACGACCACGATCCACATCTTCTTTAGCAGCGCCTTTATTACTTTTTGCAATGGCTTCCCTAATAATGCGGTCTATCTCATTATCTATACGGTTAATTTCTTGCTGTTTCTTACGAATCTCAGCAGTAAATTGACCTTCTTTCTTTCGTATTTGTGCAACTAATACTTCTTGCGCCTCTTTATCTTTTCTTAATTGCGCTTGTACAACTTTATTTTCTTTAATGAGTTTGTCTTTATCCTTACGCTGCTCAATTAAATCTGCATTTAAGGTTTGCAGCATTTTTGTGCGTTCTTGTATTTGCTCACCTTGCTCTTTACGATACTCTGTATATTGTTTCATATACTGTACACGTTTATAAGCTTGCAAAAAGTTTTTAGAAGATAACAAGAACATAATTCTGTTTTGGTTACTTCGGCTTTTATATGATTTGACAATCATCTTGTCATAATCTTCTTTTAAGCTCACTAACTCATCCCTAAATTTTTCAATTTTCTTTATGTTATTGTTTATGTTTCGAGTAAGCAGATTAGCTTGTTGGTTAGTAACCTTAATTAGCCGTTCTGTTGTAGAAATTTGAGTATCTAAGTCTTCAACCTGAGTTAATACAGATTTTTGCTTTTTCAAGTTACTTGTACGTAAGGCATTAATACGCTTAATTTCCTGTTGTAACTCAAAACGCCTGTTTTCTAACTCTTTACGTTTGCTGTCTTGTGCATGAGACAAAAATCCTCCTAAAAGAAGGCTTATTATTACTAAGGTTTTTAGTACTCTACTCATTTAAGTTCAATTTCATCATAACCACTTGGGATACTAAAAGGAAAGCTTACATCTACATTAAACTCTACAGACCTGTATTCTATATCTATTAATGTGTTTTTATTGTTTTGGTTTGCAACAATATTTATTTCATTTGGAAACACTTGACCAGAAATAGTTTGATAAGTGGGATAGGTCACAATTGCACTTTGGTTTTCATTATTATTTACCAACTGCTGCGCTTCTGTTTTATATGTTGATGCGTTTAGCAAAAATAACCTCGTAAATAAATCAAATTGTTTTTTTGGTTGAAGAACATAACCACGATCTGAAGTTTCTAATATGTAAGGCTCTTGTCTTAGGTCATAAATTGTTTGGCCTAATAAGATGTTTTGAACTTTATTAAAATCTAATTCAGTTCCTAGTACATCAGATAATAACCTAAAATCACCATCAAAATAACTTCCTGAAATTTTCTCGTAATATTTAACGCTATTAGGTGTAATTAAAACTTTAGCAAGTGGTATACCTAATATATTAGCACTCATCCATATGGCTTTATCTTTTTCCATACGTATGCTTACAGAAACGTTTTGAGTTTGCTTCTCATCTTGGTACCGCACTTTTAAACGACCTGCTAGCGTTTCAAAACTAACTGCATTTTCATAATGTTTTTTAATAACATTTGCTGTTGCTAAATCTGTAGTGCCACTGGTTTCTGACACCAATTTTTTGCTTCCGCAAGACATTAGTATCAAAACGATGCAAAGTGATAATAGTGGTTTGTAGGTCATTAATTGGCTTGTTTTTTAGCTTGGGTAGCTCTATTTAAAAACTCTGTAGCTTTTGCATTATTGCCCATACCTTTATATGCCTCGCTCATTTGAGTGAACATATCTGCTTGCATTTGAGCATCTTCAATAATATAATCTATGCCAAATTCTAAACTTTCTAAGGCTTTATTAAAATTGGATGTGTTGTTATAGGCCACACCTTGTAACAAATAGAGTAGTGGTTGTGAAGGGTATACCTCTAATGCTTTTGATGTGGTAATAATAGCTTCTTTAAATTGAAGTGCATCAATTTGTAATAAAGCTAGGTTTTTTAATACTACATAGTCTGTAGGATAGTCGTTTAGCGCCTCAAAAAAATATGCTAACGCTTTAGGCTTATCTTTCTGCTCTAAATAAAACAAACCTAATTCTTTAGGGTCTTTATCATTGTCTTCATCACTTAATACAGATTCTAATTCATTTGAAACCTCAGGGTTTTCAGTAGAATAACGCATAAAGTCTTTAAGAACCTTTCCTTTTGTTTCCTTATCTACTTGATTGCTTTTTAAGACTATTTTCATAGATGCAATTGCATTTTCAACTTGGCCTTTTTCTAGATAACCTTTGTAAAGTGCTAAATGTGCAGGTTCTGCATCTGGATGCGCTTTTAATAGGCGCTGTGCAGTTGAAAAGGCTTTATCATTAGCTGCCATCTCACTATAAACATATATAAGGTTGAGGTAATTTTGAATATTGCCTGGAGCTGCCTTTATCTGTTGCTCTAATCTGTTAGCTTGTGCTTCTTTATTATTTGTTTGGTTGTAAATAACACGGCGTAAATTATCTCTGTAAATACTGGAACCTTGAGCATTGTCTATCTCATCTAACTGCTCTATAGCCTTATCAAATTCTTTAGTACGTTGGTAAAGCTTAGCCAAGTCTTCCTTATAAATAATGTTATAAGAAATAAGCTGTTTTACTGTTGTTACTGCAGCCTGGAAATCCTGTTTACTAAATTGTACATCATACAATTCTTTTAAGATGTCTTCATCATCTTTTCGATAAACCAACGCTTCTTTTAGGCTTTCTTCTGCAGCGTCATATTGTTTTAAGGCGTTGTAGTTTTTCCCTAATTCAAAATGAATGACTGCATTTTTAGGCTCTTGTGCTAAACAACGCTGTAATGCTTGAATGGCACGATCATAATTTTCTATACCCTTTTGTTTTAAAGCTTCAAAAAACTGCTCTTTAAATGTATTAGATACATTACCTAAATCATCTACATTTATATCTTGTTGGGCATCATCTTCCTGTGCCATCAACAGTGTTGAAGACAAAAAGAAAGTTAAAAAGATACAGATGAGTTTCAAGCGTATAAAATTTATAATTTTTAAATCAACTTTTATTCCAACTTAGAGTAATCTCCAATACTAATTTCGGTAAAATCGCCATTATATACAGCGTGACTACCAATCATAGCATTGTTAAGTTTTGCGTTCTTTATTACAGTATTGTGCTGTACTAAACTGTTTTTTATGGTAACATCTGTAAGTTTACAGTTATCTCCCAAAGAAACATTAGGACCAACGGTAGTGTTTTCTAACACAACATTTTCACCTATATAGCAAGGCTCGATAATTTCAGAATTTGTTAATGTAACAGTATCGCTAACTAAAGAATTGCCATCTTCTTTTAGGAACTGTAGCATTCTAGAATTAGTATCGACAGTAACAGTTTTGTTACCACAATCCATCCATTCATCTATTTGACCGGTTTTAAATACATTTCCGCTAGTCATCATTCCTAAAATACCGTCATTTATTTGATACTCGCCACCACGAAGAATGTTGTTTTCGAGCACACTTTGTAAGTGTTCTTTTAAAACTTCAACCTTTTTAAAATAGTAAATACCTATTACAGCAAGATCTGAAACTTCTTCTTCTGGTTTTTCTACCAAGGCTGTAATTTCATTATTATCATTAAGTTGTACAACACCATATTGTGAAGGATCTTCGACCTGCTTTACCCATATTACAGCATCTGCGCTAGGATCTAGTTTAAAGTCTGCTCTAAATAACGTATCTGCATATGCTACTACTGCAGGACCATTTAAAGAATCTGCAGCACACATAATAGCGTGACCAGTTCCCATTGGTTTATCTTGATAATAAATAGTGCCTTTAGCACCTAACTGTCCGGCAATCTCACGTAAATCTACTTCTACCTTTTCACCAAAATCTTCTCCAATAATAAATGCAATTTCATCAATTGGTTCATTTAAAACTTTTGCAATATCTTCTACCAATCTGTGTACAATTGGTTTACCTGCAATAGGAATTAATGGTTTAGGTACTGTAAGTGTATGTGGGCGTAGCCTAGAACCTCGACCTGCCATTGGAACAATAATTTTCATATCTCTTGTCCTGTTTAGGACTAATTTTAGTTAGTTAATTTTTAAAATGTACGTGTTATTTTGTACCAGTACTACCAAAGCCACCTTCACCTCTAGAGGTTTCAGATAGTGTAGTTACTTCCTGCCAATCAGCTCTTTCATGCTTGGCTATAACCAATTGAGCTATGCGCTCACCATCTTCTATTTTAAAGTTTTCGTTGCTCAAATTTACAAGAATCACTCCAATTTCACCTCTATAATCTGCATCTATTGTACCAGGCGCATTTAATACAGTAATTCCTTTTTTAGCTGCCAAGCCGCTACGTGGTCTAACCTGAGCTTCTATACCAATAGGAAGTTCAATAAACAATCCTGTTTTTATAATAGCACGCTCTAATGGTTTTAAGATTACCGATTCACTTAGGTGTGCTCTTAGGTCCATTCCTGCAGAAGCGATGGTTTCGTAATGAGGTAGTTTATGAGATGATTTATTAATAATATTAATGGTCATATACTAGTTTGTTTGTTAGTCTTAATTGTAACTCAAAATATTGTCTTTTATTGAAAGAGATTCTGTATCTATTTTAAAAATTGTTTAAGTTCCTTGCGCTCTGAAACATATAAAGCCCCAAAAAACACAGCTATTAATAACACTCCTATAATAAGGTTGCCTCTAAACAACAAGAACGAAAGTGCAGAAAACCCAAGAGCCAAAACAGTAAAAATCCCCAGTTTTTTTAAATTATAAGGTATAGGGTAGTGTTTTTTGCCAAAATACCAGGATAAAATCATCATTGTGCCATATGCAGATAATGTGGCAATTGCCGAACCCTTATAACCAATACTTGGAATTAGCCAGAAATTTAAGGCCAATGTAACTAAGGCTCCAACAATTGAGAAGTATGCACCAAATTTAGTGCGGTCTGTAATCTTATACCAAACAGAAAGATTAAAGTAAATACCCAAGCATAAATTTGCTAATAAGATATAAGGCACTACAGGCATTGCTTCCCAATAAGATTCATCGCTTATAAAAAGCTCTTTTAAAACATCAACAAACACAATAACAGAAAGTAAAATGCCTAAGCCAATTAACACAAAGTATTTTGTAATTACAGCATAAGTTTCTTTTGAGTTTTTTTCTTTGGAGTGGCTAAAGAAAAAAGGCTCGATTCCTAATCTAAATGCAGTGGCAAAAAGAGTAATAAACAATGCCAATTTATAACAAGCTGAATATTCACCAATTTGAGACTCTGCAGTTTCTGGTGGTAATAAGTAATCTAATAAAATTCTATCAAAAGTTTCATTAACTGCGTACGCCAAGCCTGCTATCATAACTGGAAACCCAAATCGAAGCATTTTCTTTAATAGTGAAAAGTTTATTCTAAGTTTAATTTTAAAGTAAAGAGGAACCAACATTAAAAGTGTTAGTAAGCTGGCAATTAGATTAGAAATAAAGATATATGAAACCTCTGCACCAGAAAACCAAATACTATTCCAAAACACTTCTTTAGAAGGGTTTATAAGATCTTTTAAAATAACTAGGAAGAAAACATTTAACCCCAAGTTTATAGCAACATTAACTATCTTTAATATGCTATAAAGCATAGATTTTCCTTTCGCTCTTAATATTGAGAAAGGGATGATTACCAAGGCGTCTAAAACTAAAATCCAGATCACGAAAGTGATATACTTAACATCAATATTTATTAAAGATGCTAAGTGAGATTTTAGGTACAGTGCTAAGCCTAAAAAAATTATGGAGCTAATTGCAATAGAGAGTGCAGATGTGCCTTTTACACTGTTTTTAGTCTTATCATCGTGATAAAACCTAAAGAAAGCAGTTTCCATACCGTAGGCTAGGATAACATTAAAAACAACTATCCAAGCAAATATTATTGAAACTTTACCGTATTCCTGAGTAGGCAGCAAGTCTGTATAAAGTGGCAATAAAACAAAACTCATCATTCTAGGTATGACCGTAGCTAGGCCATAAATAACGGTTTGCTTAAATAAGTTTTTTAGAACACTCAATCGTATTGATTTAAAGTGTAAAAGTAGGAAACTTTATAGGATTAGATGCCTTTAGGAATAGCTGCTATTAAACGTTTGGTGTAATGCGTTTTTGGGTTTTCATAAATATGGTCTGGATCACCTTGCTCTTCAATCTGTCCTTTATTCATGACAATAAGCTCATCTGCCATATACTTAACAACAGACAAATCATGAGAAATAAAGATATAGGTAAATCCAAAATCTTCTTTTAACTCATTTAACAAATTAAGCACTTGCGCTTGCACAGAGATGTCTAGGGCAGAAACAGATTCATCACACACAATTAGTTTTGGTTGCAATGCTATAGTTCTAGCTATACCAATACGTTGGCGTTGGCCGCCACTAAACTCGTGAGGATACCTATAATAGTGTGAAGCGTCTAAGCCTACGCGTTTTAAAATAGAAATTACTTTTTCTTTACGCTCGTCATCGTTTTGGTATAATTTATGAACTTTCATAGGCTCTTCAATTGCTTTACCAACAGTAATCCTTGGGTTTAATGAAGAAAATGGGTCCTGAAAAATTAACTGAATATCTTTACGTAAAACCCTTAAAGCTTTGCCCTTTAATTTAGTAATATCTTCTCCCTTATAAAATACTTTACCCTTCGTAGCCTTGTGAAGTTGTAGAATAACATTTCCAAGTGTAGATTTTCCGCATCCACTTTCACCAACCAATCCTAAGGTCTCACCTTCATAAACTTTAAAGCTTACATTATTAACTGCCTTTACAATGGTTGTTTTATTAAATAATCCGGCATTGCTGTAAAACTCTTTATCTACATTAACTACTTCCAATAATGGTTTTTGCTCAAAGAGTTGTTTCCTAAATAAACGTCTTTCATTGTCACTTATCGTTTCTGTTGGTACAGTATTGTTCACAAAGTCACTAACTGTAGGTAGTCTTTTTAAATGAATTTTAGTATTAGGTTTAGATGCAATTAATGCTTTGGTATAAAGTTGCTTAGGTTGCAAAAATATGTCTTCTGTTTTGCCTTCTTCAACAATATTACCTTTGTGCATAACAATAACACGTTGAGCAATTTCTGAAACCAAAGCCAAGTCATGAGATATAAATATAATACTCATTTTAGTTTCTTTCTGAAGCTCCTTTAAAAGCTGAATTATTTCTTTCTGTACAGTTACATCTAATGCTGTTGTTGGTTCGTCTGCAATAAGAATCTTTGGTTTACAGGCAATAGCCATGGCAATCATTACACGTTGCATTTGGCCTCCACTTATTTGATGAGGATAGCTTTTAAAAATATCTTTTGGCCTAGGTAACTTAACCTTTTCAAATAACTGAAGCGTTTCAACCTTAGCTTTAGCAGGTGTTATGTCTTTATGTTGCAATATAATTTCAAGTACCTGTGCTCCGCAAGTCATAGAAGGGTTTAAAGCACTCATAGGTTCTTGAAAAATCATAGCAATCTCTTTGCCTCTTAACATTGTCATTTGGGCGTTAGAATATTCTAGTAGAGAAGTTCCTTCAAATATGATATTACCAGAAGTTATTTTAGAGATTTTCTTAGGCAAAAGACCAGATATAGCGAGAGTAGACACAGATTTCCCAGAACCAGATTCACCAACAACGCCAAGTATTTCGTTAGGTTTAAGATCAAATGATATGTTGTTAACAACCGGAATAAAGTCGTCTTGCGATTTAAAAGCAATGGTTAGGTTCTGTACAGTTAACATATCTTCAAAAGTAATCATCTTTTAACAATTAATAGAGGTAAAGTCGTGGCTTTCAAACTATGGTTAAACCATAATTTTAACAAAAAGAACACTCTATTTGTTAACAATAAGTTAATTTATTGTGCGCTTCAACGATTATAACATAGTGTTTAAATAAAATTCATTTACTTCGGTTACTTTTTGTGAATTCAGGAAGTATTTACACAATTCATTAACTAAACCCTTTATTTTATGAGAAATTTTTATGGAAGTGTATTTTTCGCTCTTTTATTCTGTGCTCCAATGCTACAAGCACAAACAGATCGAAGAGACGAAAAACGCAATGTAAAGCAACCGCCTAAACTAATTGTTTTAGACGATACTCAAAGAAAATCATCTAGCCCTCAAGATGTACTAGGACAAGTTTATAACCTAGGCCAAAACAATCAACTTACTCCTCGAAAGCAATCTACAGATAATCTCGGATTTTCACAGCAAGAATTTCAACAACGCCATCAAGGCATTCCTGTTGAGTTTGCAATTTCAAAACTACATTCTAAACAAGGTATCCCACAAGCAGTAAGTGGTGAGTATTATCCTATAAAAGATTTAGATGTTACAACAACATTAACTAACCAACAAGCATTAATGCGCGCTGTTAACCACATAGGTGCGCAACATTATTTATGGGAATATCCAGATGCAGCTGCAGAAATGGATGGTTACCAAAAACCTACAGGTGACCT
This region of Croceibacter atlanticus HTCC2559 genomic DNA includes:
- a CDS encoding acyl-CoA thioesterase; translation: MEAKTPKESKTTYTDLVLPSETNPLNNLFGGELLARMDRAASISARRHSRRIVVTASVNHVAFNRSIPVGSVVTVEAIVSRAFRTSMEVFIEVYVEDRESGLRSLSNEAIYTFVAVDDLGSPVAIPPLKPETDLEISRYDAALRRKQLSLVLAGKMKANDATELKALFED
- a CDS encoding HU domain-containing protein — encoded protein: MTISQHISDLLYRYECVIVPNFGAFITQTESARVHETTNAFYPPRKVVSFNEQLRKSDGLLVNHIATTEHSNYYAASSKVETFVRESKLALDTENTFSLENIGTFSRTEEGKLLFDPSYHINYLASSFGLSSFTSSSVVRETVQEHLEQDEIEVEEQAPVVVLEKTRETKRPYLKYAAVGLLALGLSGFLGLNYYSSQVKAHNIAEQQKADAQLEQHIQQATFVIDNPLQPVTFKVEKPKGNYHIIAGAFRVEENADKKVSQLEAKGFKARRIGKNKYGLHQVVYSSHSDRLEALQALRNVKRDENASAWLLVQDKD
- a CDS encoding murein hydrolase activator EnvC family protein, translating into MSRVLKTLVIISLLLGGFLSHAQDSKRKELENRRFELQQEIKRINALRTSNLKKQKSVLTQVEDLDTQISTTERLIKVTNQQANLLTRNINNNIKKIEKFRDELVSLKEDYDKMIVKSYKSRSNQNRIMFLLSSKNFLQAYKRVQYMKQYTEYRKEQGEQIQERTKMLQTLNADLIEQRKDKDKLIKENKVVQAQLRKDKEAQEVLVAQIRKKEGQFTAEIRKKQQEINRIDNEIDRIIREAIAKSNKGAAKEDVDRGRFKATPESKALASKFEQNKGKLPWPVKNGVVSMRFGTQPHPIVKSTTISSNGVRIDTEDKGRARAVFGGKVSEIQAVKGANKVVMVRHGDYITIYSNLSSVSVRKGDDVDINQDLGEIGKSTATGKTTLYFLIYKNTQKLNPASWVFKM
- a CDS encoding sugar phosphate nucleotidyltransferase, with product MKIIVPMAGRGSRLRPHTLTVPKPLIPIAGKPIVHRLVEDIAKVLNEPIDEIAFIIGEDFGEKVEVDLREIAGQLGAKGTIYYQDKPMGTGHAIMCAADSLNGPAVVAYADTLFRADFKLDPSADAVIWVKQVEDPSQYGVVQLNDNNEITALVEKPEEEVSDLAVIGIYYFKKVEVLKEHLQSVLENNILRGGEYQINDGILGMMTSGNVFKTGQIDEWMDCGNKTVTVDTNSRMLQFLKEDGNSLVSDTVTLTNSEIIEPCYIGENVVLENTTVGPNVSLGDNCKLTDVTIKNSLVQHNTVIKNAKLNNAMIGSHAVYNGDFTEISIGDYSKLE
- the dut gene encoding dUTP diphosphatase, which produces MTINIINKSSHKLPHYETIASAGMDLRAHLSESVILKPLERAIIKTGLFIELPIGIEAQVRPRSGLAAKKGITVLNAPGTIDADYRGEIGVILVNLSNENFKIEDGERIAQLVIAKHERADWQEVTTLSETSRGEGGFGSTGTK
- a CDS encoding DUF4292 domain-containing protein; its protein translation is MTYKPLLSLCIVLILMSCGSKKLVSETSGTTDLATANVIKKHYENAVSFETLAGRLKVRYQDEKQTQNVSVSIRMEKDKAIWMSANILGIPLAKVLITPNSVKYYEKISGSYFDGDFRLLSDVLGTELDFNKVQNILLGQTIYDLRQEPYILETSDRGYVLQPKKQFDLFTRLFLLNASTYKTEAQQLVNNNENQSAIVTYPTYQTISGQVFPNEINIVANQNNKNTLIDIEYRSVEFNVDVSFPFSIPSGYDEIELK
- a CDS encoding tetratricopeptide repeat protein is translated as MAQEDDAQQDINVDDLGNVSNTFKEQFFEALKQKGIENYDRAIQALQRCLAQEPKNAVIHFELGKNYNALKQYDAAEESLKEALVYRKDDEDILKELYDVQFSKQDFQAAVTTVKQLISYNIIYKEDLAKLYQRTKEFDKAIEQLDEIDNAQGSSIYRDNLRRVIYNQTNNKEAQANRLEQQIKAAPGNIQNYLNLIYVYSEMAANDKAFSTAQRLLKAHPDAEPAHLALYKGYLEKGQVENAIASMKIVLKSNQVDKETKGKVLKDFMRYSTENPEVSNELESVLSDEDNDKDPKELGLFYLEQKDKPKALAYFFEALNDYPTDYVVLKNLALLQIDALQFKEAIITTSKALEVYPSQPLLYLLQGVAYNNTSNFNKALESLEFGIDYIIEDAQMQADMFTQMSEAYKGMGNNAKATEFLNRATQAKKQAN
- a CDS encoding ABC transporter ATP-binding protein; amino-acid sequence: MITFEDMLTVQNLTIAFKSQDDFIPVVNNISFDLKPNEILGVVGESGSGKSVSTLAISGLLPKKISKITSGNIIFEGTSLLEYSNAQMTMLRGKEIAMIFQEPMSALNPSMTCGAQVLEIILQHKDITPAKAKVETLQLFEKVKLPRPKDIFKSYPHQISGGQMQRVMIAMAIACKPKILIADEPTTALDVTVQKEIIQLLKELQKETKMSIIFISHDLALVSEIAQRVIVMHKGNIVEEGKTEDIFLQPKQLYTKALIASKPNTKIHLKRLPTVSDFVNNTVPTETISDNERRLFRKQLFEQKPLLEVVNVDKEFYSNAGLFNKTTIVKAVNNVSFKVYEGETLGLVGESGCGKSTLGNVILQLHKATKGKVFYKGEDITKLKGKALRVLRKDIQLIFQDPFSSLNPRITVGKAIEEPMKVHKLYQNDDERKEKVISILKRVGLDASHYYRYPHEFSGGQRQRIGIARTIALQPKLIVCDESVSALDISVQAQVLNLLNELKEDFGFTYIFISHDLSVVKYMADELIVMNKGQIEEQGDPDHIYENPKTHYTKRLIAAIPKGI
- a CDS encoding oligosaccharide flippase family protein — its product is MSVLKNLFKQTVIYGLATVIPRMMSFVLLPLYTDLLPTQEYGKVSIIFAWIVVFNVILAYGMETAFFRFYHDDKTKNSVKGTSALSIAISSIIFLGLALYLKSHLASLINIDVKYITFVIWILVLDALVIIPFSILRAKGKSMLYSILKIVNVAINLGLNVFFLVILKDLINPSKEVFWNSIWFSGAEVSYIFISNLIASLLTLLMLVPLYFKIKLRINFSLLKKMLRFGFPVMIAGLAYAVNETFDRILLDYLLPPETAESQIGEYSACYKLALFITLFATAFRLGIEPFFFSHSKEKNSKETYAVITKYFVLIGLGILLSVIVFVDVLKELFISDESYWEAMPVVPYILLANLCLGIYFNLSVWYKITDRTKFGAYFSIVGALVTLALNFWLIPSIGYKGSAIATLSAYGTMMILSWYFGKKHYPIPYNLKKLGIFTVLALGFSALSFLLFRGNLIIGVLLIAVFFGALYVSERKELKQFLK
- the dprA gene encoding DNA-processing protein DprA, with protein sequence MNTNSLLHLLALQKAPNLGDTTAKKLIAVVGSVEGVFKEKRQNLLKIDGIGEHRIKGLFDVSLFDAAETELEFIKANNITTQSYMDSEYPERLKQCTDGPILLFQRGAINLNNRHIISIVGTRKVTTQGISFCNEFIESLSPLNPIIVSGFAYGVDITAQKAAVKHQLQTIGCLAHGLNQIYPKVHSKYVSQIEDNGGFITDFWSSDTFDRNNFLKRNRIIAGLSEATIVIESAEKGGSLVTADIANSYDREVFAVPGRPKDTQSVGCNTLIKKQQAHVLTSAADLIYMLNWDINEKPKTVQKSLFVELDDTEKTIYKYLQEQGKEHIDLIALGCNMPSYKIASVLLTMEMKGVIRPLPGKLFEVF